The following nucleotide sequence is from Tolumonas lignilytica.
GGCGCAGCTTTATGTCGCCAACGCGAACTTCAATGAAGCCCTGCGCCAGTATCATACTGGCGAAGAATTGCAAAAATTGGATGATAAAATCGTCGGCCAGCTACGCAATCGCTACAAAACCGGCGGTATTGGTGAGTTACAGCTGATCCAAGGAGAACTCAACGCCGTCAATACCTCATTGCGTAATGATTTGGCTTACGCAGAGCTACGTAATGCTTACGGCCAGATTTTTGCCACAGTGGGGCTTGATCCGTTACCCAAACTCCAATCTTCCGACAACCTGACGACCATCAGCAAGGCGTTGGAACAATCTGAGCAGAATTGGGAGCATGGCGATATCAGCGCCTTACAACCACAATAAATTTATCATCCTCTGGAACAACCGATGTTTATCCTGCCATTTTGAGCGATGAACATCGGTTTGATTGACAGTAACGCCTCCTCGCCGCCAGAATGCATATGAATGTGACCGGGGTGCCGCCATGCGGCTGAGAGATACCCGCACCACCTGATCTGGATCATGCCAGCGTAGGGAGTTCACGACGGCGCTGCCGTCCTCCTTCTGCTGCGCATTTTGTCTGCCATATTGAAGGAGGACTTATGCCGCAAGCGCTACCTGCAACAACGGTTGCCACTCATCTTGAACATTTCCGCCGCACCGCACCTTTAACTCATGTGATTACCAACGATGTGGTGACGGGCTTTACCGCGAATGTATTGCTGGCATTGGGTGCTGCCCCTGCCATGATCACGGCACCGGAAGAAGCCGGTCGTTTTGCCGCGATCGCTTCTGCATTGTCCGTCAATGTCGGAACGCTGACGTCTACACAAGCGGCCACGATCCGTATTGCTGTTGATGCGGCCAATCAGTCAGGAACACCTTGGGTCTTAGATCCTGTTGCCGTGGGCGTTTTACCTTACCGCACCGACCTGTGCCGTGAATTATTACAAAAACAACCCGCCGCCATTCGGGGAAATGCCTCTGAAATCATGGCGCTGGCCGGTTTATCGGCATCCGGTAAAGGGGTCGACAGTGCCAACCAGAGTGAGCAGGCGATTGATGCCGCCATAACACTGGCCAAAACCAGCGGAGCCATTGTTGCGGTAACCGGTGAAATTGATTACATCACCGATGGTGAAAACACAGTCAGTGTGAAAGCGGGTGACCCCATGATGACGCGCGTCACCGGCACCGGCTGTGCCCTTTCCAGCGTGGTTGCCGCTTTTGTCGCGGCCGCGGAACCGGAACGCCGCTTAGAAGCCGTGGCCAGTGCGTGCGCCGTCATGGCGATTGCAGGACAGCGCGCGGCTGCGAAAGCGAAAGGCCCGGGCAGTTTTGTTCCTCTATTTTTGGATAACCTCTATCTGTTGGATGCCGAGACCATCGCTGAGGCGCTGGCATGAAATTCGACCTTTCCCTTTATCTGGTGCTCGACCCGGTCATGTGCGGCGGATTTGATGCGGCCATCCGCCTGACCCAACAGGTGCTTGATGCGGGAGTAACCACTCTCCAATTACGCGCCCCACAATGGAAAAAGCGGGATTGGCTGCATCTCTCCTACCGGATCATGCCGCTGTGCTGTGATGCTAACGTGGCGTATTTGATCAATGACCATATCGATATCGCTCTGGCCTGCGATGCCGACGGGGTACACCTTGGCCAGGGCGATTTGCCGCTGGCCGTCGCACGTCAATTGCTGGGGCCGGATAAGATTCTTGGATTATCGATTTCTCAATTGCAGCATCTGCAGGGCGAGGATTGTCTGCTGGCCGATTATCTCGGTGTCGGCCCCGTGTTCCCGACCGGCACCAAACAGGATGCCGACCCTGCCATTGGTTTGGCGCAATTCCGTGACTGGCGAAAACAGGTGGAACAACCGGTCGTGGCCATTGGCGGGATCGGTCTGCCGGAGACCGCTGATATCATCCGGGCAGGTGCGGATGGTATTGCCGTGGTTTCCGCCATTTGTGCCGCAAGCGATCCGGCTGCCGCCAGCCGGACATTAGGACAACGCATTCAAGAGGCCCGAGCATGATCCCACACGCCCTAACAATTGCCGGCTCGGACAGTGGTGGCGGTGCCGGGATCCAGGCCGATCTGAAAACCTTTTCGGCGCTGGGGGCCTACGGCATGAGCGTCATTACCGCCCTCACCGCCCAGAATACGCAGGGTGTGCAGGCTGTTCATGCAATACCGACTGAATTTATTGCGGCACAGTGCCAGGCAGTGTTCAGTGATATCCGGGTCGACTCTGTCAAAATCGGTATGCTGGCCGATAGTGCTATTATCGACGTGGTGGCCGATGCCATCCAGCAATGGCAACCGCCCTGTGTGGTATTGGACACGGTAATGATCGCAAAAGGCGGTCATCGTCTGCTCGCCGATGCCGCCATTGATGCCTTGCGTCAGCGCTTGTTACCGCTTGCCAGCATTGTAACGCCCAACTTGCCGGAAGCCGCGGCTCTCTTGGGTTGTGACGAGGCCACCAGCGAGAGCGCCATGGTGGCGCAAGGACAGGCGTTATTGAAGTTGGGGTGTCAGGCTGTGCTGATGAAAGGTGGCCATCTGGCTGACCAGCTTCAGAGCCCTGACTGGTTGCTCACGGCGGATGCGATCCTGCCGTTTCCTGCACCTCGAATTCCGACCCGGAATACGCATGGCACCGGTTGTACGCTCTCCGCCGCCCTTGCCGCACTCTATCCCCGTTATCAGAACTGGCCGGAAACCCTCAGCCATGCCAAGCAGTGGCTCTCCGGAGCCTTATCACATGCCGATGATTTAGCGGTTGGTCACGGGATCGGTCCGGTACACCATTTTTATCAATGGTGGTAAGAAGACATTTGGCAGAATGGGGCTTCCCCGTTCTGCCATTTATTCCTGCTGCTGATGCGCCACCAGCCAGTGCTGTAACGCCTCTTCTGCCATTGGCACGGCAAACATGAACCCTTGCATCTGGCGATAGCCAATCTGTTTCAAGCGCTCGAATTCAACCTGATTCTCGACCCCTTCTGCGATCAGTGACATGTTCATGCTGGAGGCCATGTCGAATACGACCCGCGGCAACGACATATCGCCTTCACTCATCATCACGATGAAAGAGCGATCTAATTTCACAGTATCAAACGGCAGATCGCGCAAGCGGGCCAGCGAAGAGTAGCCAGTGCCAAAATCATCCAAATGCAGGCTGACACCCGCCGTGACAAACTGACGCATGGTTTGCCCGACCTGTTCCGGATATAACAACATCGCACTCTCGGTCAGTTCAATGGCCAATGCCGAACATGGCAAACCATGTGCGCTCACTTGCTCAAGCAGCGACGACGCGAGCTGGCGATCGGAAAATTGCATGGGCGAAATATTCACCTGCAGTTTCAGATTAGGCACATTCTGGCGGAATTTCGTTAATGCCTTGAGTCCTTTATCCAATAATTGGGCTGACAATTGCTGAATCAGGCCCAGATCTTCGGCTAACCGAATAAAATCTGCCGGCTGAACAAAGTGATCTTCCCACTGCCAACGTGCCAGCATTTCCACCGCCAGCACTTGCCCCGTCTGCGTATCCAGTACTGGCTGAAAATAGGGTTCAATCTCTTCTTTCTGTATCGCCTGCCGCAATGCCTGTTCCAGTTGCATTTGCTCAGAGGCGACCCCGCTCATGCCTTTTTCGTACAGAGAAATACAAGACTTGCCTTGGCGCTTGGCTTCATACATTGCCAGATCAGCTTGCCGCATCAGCTCCATGCCGTCTGATTCACCATCCCATTGTGCAATGCCGATCGATGCCGACACATTCAACAAATGTGGCCCAAAATGAATGGCTTCCACCAACTGTTGTCGCAGGCGCTCGGCCATGCGGGCCGCCTGTTCCACATTGGTGTTAGGCATCAGCACCGTAAATTCGTCGCCGCCCATACGAAAGAGCTGGTCCTGACGGCGCATCACCTGACGCATACGCAAGGCAACTTCGCGCAACAGCAAATCACCGGCCGCATGACCCAGACTGTCATTGATCAGTTTAAAACCATCAAGATCCATCAGCAGCATACTCATGTCGGCTTGCGGCTGACTCGCCTGAATCATCAGTTCAATTTCTTGCTCCAGCCCCCGGCGGTTACCTAACGCCGTTAATGCATCGGTCACACTCAGTGTCTGCAAATTCTGCTGTGCCGTCTGCACTTCATCCATCAGGCCATTAAAGGTCCGGGCCAGTAAATCCAGCTCATTATCGCCCTCGACCGGCCAGTAGACCCGTTCACCTTGTGAGCGACGCCAAGCCAAATCGGCAAAGGTCTCAATGCGATTGATTACCAGCTTGTTTAATAAATATTGCAGGGTCCAGGAGGCCACGCACAACACCAGCAACAGGCCCAGCGCAAACGCCCCCATCACGATATAACGGGGTTGCCAGTCAATCTCTTTGCTGACTTGTAGCCAGATAGTCGGCACCATCCAGCCCGCCAGTCGGGTTTGGGCTGTTTGCGTGCTGTGAAAAAAGCCCGATGCGACTTTGGTTGTCGGCATGGTCGCTGAGAGTGCTAACTGGATTTTAGCTAGTTGCTGCAGCCGTTTCAGATCGTCATCATCCATATAACGGCCAAACACCATCCAGCCACGCTGCGGTTTCGCCTGTGCCGAATCAAAAATGCCAGAAACGGCAAGAAACAGGGCTCGTCCCTCATGAATAGTGATGTAGGTGTGAGGTTTACCATCACCTGCCGCGTGCCACTCCGGTAATTGAGAGAGTAAAGACAGCAACGAGGGGGAATTAATCGCCGGGGTGGCTTGTGTATTCGGATTGTGGGGATCTAACGCCGACGAGAAAAAGAAATGTTGTGGCTGCGTCATGATGGCGACGAAATCAATCTGCATGACATTCAATGATTGCTGCGTAAAGTTGTCACTTTCAAATTTACGTTGCGGCAGCTGAATATAATCATACGCATCATTCCAGACGGCATAATCACGCACGGCCCGGCCAAGACCCTCGCGTTCATTTTGCAGAATAAGCTGAACTTTCGTCAGTTCCGCCGAGATCTCATCGTTATCGGCTTTATGATACAGCCAGTTCATGAAACTGATGCAGCCTGCGATCACCAGTACAGCCAACAGAACAACCATTAGACCCACACGATTGATTATTTGTCGGTGCAACCGAGAAGTCAGCATAAGTTTTTTCACTAGCGAGAAATCCATTGTATTCGTCCATCGGCAACATATAGCGTCTGTTTATCTATCCCTCTAAGAAATAAGCATAAAACAGATAAAAAGACTGGCATGCTCTCCAACAATAATAGATGAAAAGCGCGCACCGCGGATATAGCCATATTTAAAGGATGGGTAAATATGTGGTTTAGCTTCAATAAGCTTTCATTACTTACTTAAAGATAATGATGTGATAGGAAAGCGCTAAGATAAAACTGACATAGCAAGTCAGTTCCATCGTTAGAAAACTCAAACCCCGCCAGTAGCGACACCCCTGTTACTGGCGGTTTTTTAACTAACGAAGCAGTGTATCCATCACTTCGATTTTGGAGGGAACCAACTTATACAAATAGACTGGTCGTCCAACCGAGCCATAAAAAATATCGGTGTCCAGCACGCCAATATCGGCCATGTAGACCAGATATTTACGGCATGAAACCCGAGAAATACCAATTTCAGTGGCCATTTCCTCGGTGGAAAAGCTCTGCTTATGACCTTCTTTGATCCAATCCCACACGGCCTGCAACGTCAGTTTGGTCAGCCCTTTGGGCAATTTGATCTTATCCGATGCCAGACGAGTGTTATTTCGGTGGATCAGATTATCCAACTCTGACTGATTTAATTCCTCCCGCTGTTCTAAAACCTGATGCTCTTCGCGGTAGGTGGTTAATGCCTCTCGGAAACGGGCAAACTGAAAGGGTTTGATCAGATAATCGACGACGCCATAGCGCAGTGCTTTCTTGATCGCTGGCATATCACTGGCCGATGAGATCATGATGACATCAATCGGATTTGGCATCTGCCGGATCACCGGCAGCAGATCCAGGCCGTTATCTTTCTGCATATAAATATCCAGCAACACCAGATCGATCGGCGGATCATTTTCCTGTAATTTCTGCTTCGCAGCCTGCAATGTCGACACGGAGCCTTGCCAGCGAAAGCCGTCTACCTGTTCCAGGTAACGACGATTCAATTCGGCCACCATCGGATCATCATCTACAATCAGCACATTTATCACAGCGTATTCTCCTTGCTGGCATAAGGCAGAGACACGATAAAGCGAGTTCCTTCACCGGGTTTGGATTGGCATTCAATGCTTCCCCCCAATTTTTCTAAACTCTGTTTTACCAAGAATAGACCGATCCCCCGACGCGTGCCTTTCGTTGAAAAGCCATGCTCAAAAATATGAGGCAATACCGCCGGATCAATCCCCTTACCATTATCACATACCGTACACCGCAGACGCTCATTATCGTGATCAAAGGTCAGCACAATAGTCGGAGAGTCATCGCCGTCCAATGCATCCATGGCATTTTCCAGCAGGTTACCGAGCACCGTAACCAGTTCATGCGTCACTTCTGATTGTGCCGATTCAGGTAAATAGCTGGCAGGAGTGACACTGATATCGACCCCCATTTCCCGGCCGCGATTCATTTTTCCCAGAATAAACCCGGCGATAACCGGATCTTTGATCTGACGGATCAGCGACCCCACTTCAGCATGGTAGTAGTTCGCGGTGTCCATGATGTAGTTTTCCAACTGGTCATAGGCTTTGATATTGACCATACCCAAGATGACATGCAGTTTGTTCATGAACTCATGCGCCTGCACCCGCAGCGCCTCCGCGTAATGCGATATCCCGTTTAAGCGTTGCAGTAACTGGGTGATTTCTGTTTTATCGCGGAAGGTCACCACCGCACCGGTCACCTGACCATTCACCCGCACCGGAACACTGTTGGTCAGCAACGTGCTGCCATTGAATTCGATTTCTTCATCTTGGCGCGATAAACCGGTTTCCAGCACCTGACGCAAATGCAGCATGGCAGGCCAGTGTTTGCTGCTTTGCGCCAGCAGCAAGTTCTCCAGCTCACCGTTTTGTCGCAATAATCGTTTTGCTTCATCGTTGATAAGCGTGATCTGCGCATTGGCATTGACCGCGATGATGCCCTCTTTAATCGATTTCAGCATGGCATTGCGCTCTTCCAGCAAACTGGCAATCTCTGAAGGCTCCATCCCAAACATGATTTTTTTGATCTGATGCGCCAGCAGGACCGCACCGATGGTGCCAATCAAACCACCGAAGACAATGGCCCAATAGGTAAACATACGGTTGGTCGCAATGATTTCTTCGACCTTATTGGTCGCAATGCCCACGGCAATAGCACCAATCTGCTGATGATGCTGGTCATATAAGGGAGTAATAATCCGCAATGACGGCCCCAAGGTGCCGCGGGCTTCCGAGACGGATTCCTGACCATGCAAGGCCCTCTCCTCATCGCCGCCGATGAAATGTTTACCGATCCGCGTCACATCCGGATGGGTATGCCGGATCCCCTGCATATCCATCACGACAATAAACAGCAGCGAATTCTGTTTGCGCACTTGCTCGATATAATCCTCTAAGGCAGCCTGCTGATGTTCATTATTCAGTGCTTCCATCACAAAGGGCGCGACCGTTAAGGTATGCAAGACGGCTTTGGCTTTTTCTTCCAGGCATAAGCGAGTTTGCTCTGTCGATTGAGTCAGATAGACGGATTGAACAACGAAGAGAACCAGAGCAATAACGGAGCAGACGAGTAGCGTAATGGTGGTGCGTAATTTTAGCGGTGAGTTTTGCTTTAGCACTGACGATTTATCCTTACTTTGAGTGACAGCGAGTCTGACGATGTCACACAGCGGGAGTATCAATCCCGCACGTTCCACACTAGCCTGAACAATAGCGTGAAACGTGCGCTGTTACATCCTTTGGTTACACAGTAAGACTTTCGAGCTTATTCTTACGAACTTTGGCCATGCCAGAGCGACGGGCGGTTTCCGCAACCACTTCGCTGACCTGTTTTACGACCTCTTTATTAAAAATATCAGGAATAATATAGTTTTCAGAAAGTTCTTCATCGGAGACGACCGAGGCAATGGCTCTGGCCACGGCCAGTTTCATCTCTTCGGTGATCTGACGTGCCCCGCAATCCAGTGCGCCACGGAAAATGCCGGGGAAACACAGGACGTTATTCAGCTGATTAGGATAATCGGAACGACCAGTCGCCATCACACGGACGTAAGGCGCAGCCTCTTCCGGTGAAATTTCCGGTGCCGGATTTGCCATCGCAAAAACGATCGGATCTTTCGCCATGTTTTTCACATCATCCACTTTCAGCACGCCTGGGCCTGATAAGCCCACGAACACATCCGCGCCCTTGATCACTTCCGACAGCGATCCCTGCTCATTGTTCGGATTGGTGATCTGCGCATATTCGTTCCAGCTCGCGTTGGCATACGGCTCGCCACGGAAAATGGCCCCATGACGATCGACACCAATCAGGTTCTTCACACCGGCATTCAGCAGAATTTTGGATACTGCAATACCGGCGGCACCAATCCCGACAACAATGACCTTCACATCGGCAATATTTTTCTTACACACCTTCAACGCATTCAGGAAACCCGCCAGCACCGTGATGGCCGTACCATGCTGGTCATCATGGAACACCGGAATATCCAGTTCCTGCTTCAGACGTTCTTCAATTTCAAAACAACGTGGTGCGGAGATGTCTTCCAGATTAATACCACCAAAAGTCGGTGCCAGTGCTTTGACTATGGCGATGATCTCTTCGGTATTTTTCGTATTCAGACAGATCGGGAAGGCATCCACCCCGGCAAACTGTTTAAACAGCGCCGCTTTCCCTTCCATGACCGGCATCGCCGCTTCTGGCCCGATATCCCCTAAGCCCAGCACCGCCGTACCATCAGAAACCACCGCCACCGTATTTTTCTTCACGGTCAGATCATAGGCCCGTTCCGGATTATGTGCGATCTCCATACACACCTGCGCCACACCCGGTGTATAGACCTTCGCCAGATCGGCCATATTATCAATGCTGTGTTTCAGGGTCGTTTCCAGTTTACCACCGAGATGCAGATGCGTTATTTCATCCATAAACTGAATATCGGCTTCGCCAAAACGCCCTTCCAAATTGTCTTTTATTTTAGCAATGCTGGTCAGATCCTTAACATGAAAATGTACCAGCACAGATTTATCTTTATTTTCCTTATATGACGCTTCAATTTTATTAATTTCACCATGATTAGATTCAATACCATGAATTATTTCATTCACATATTTAATCTTTTCACCACCCATCGCACGCACAATATAATTGTGATATTTGGTTGCATTCATAGTCATGATGTTTTTCCTGAATATTTTAAGTGTAACCTACAGAAATCCCAGATAATTTTCGTTAGAAAATTAATGCCACATTTGTAATAAGATCGTTGCTGAAATAACCGTTGCCACGCCACCGATACGGGTTGAAATCTGAGCGAAAGGCATTAATGACATCCGGTTAGAGGCAGACAATATTGCCACGTCACCCGTTCCACCCAAACCACCACGGCAACCGGTCACAATCGCAGCTTCAACCGGATACATGTTGATCTTCATCCCGACATAGAAACCGGCAACAATCATGGAAGCCACAATCGCAACACAGGTCAGTACGTAAGGCAGAGAGATAATCGCAGCAACGTCTTTCAGTGGAACATACAGCATGCCCAGACCAACCATCAGCGGCCATGTCAGGTTGCCAGCGATAAATTTATACAGTTGGAACGCACCGGTTTCTAAACGTTCTGGAATAACGCGCAACCATTTTGCAATCACGGCAGTCAGGATCATGATGATCGGGCCTGGAATACCGATATATTTGGTCAGCACGGTACCGATAATGAAGAAGGAACAAGCAAGCAGTAAACCCGCACCCATGATAGAGAAATCAATCGGTTTATCCGCTGCAGAAGGCATATTGGCCAGGTTTTCATTGGACTTAACCAGCACACCCTCGCCGCTGTATTTGGTATGACGCTCACCCAGACGTTTCAACAAACCTGCCGCAATGATCGCGACCACGTTACCGATGACCGCCGCCGGAATCATCTGTGCGACAAACGTACCTGCTTCATGCCCCAAAATACCGGAGTAGGCAATCGATAACGGCAGAATACCTTCACCCACCCCACCACAAATGATCGGCACGATGATGAAGAAAATGGTGTGATGGACGCTGTATCCCAGCGCAACCCCGACCACCAGACCGGTCGCAATGGCCGCCGCCGTGCCGACAATCATCGGAATAAAAATTCGCACAATCCCGTTGATCAGTGTCTGGCGATGCATACCCAGCATGCTGCCGCAAACCAGAATGGCAATGTACAGATACAGGAAGTTGGCCTTTTTCATCAGGGTTGTCACAGAATCAATGACCACGGGCGGCAAGACATGCCAGTACACCAGGAATGAAGGCACCATGAGCGCCAGAATCGCCGGGCCCCCAATATTACGCAGCAGGGGTAATTTCATGCCCAATTCGCTTAATACAATCCCCAGCGTCATAATTACCGCAAAACCCCCAATCATATCATTGGGTAAATTACCGGTTTTTGCCGCCATTAAAACAACCAGAGACAACAAGATATAAATAGGTAAAGAAATAATACCGACTTTAACATTCATTAATTTTTCAAAAATACCGGGCTCTTTTATTTGCCCCGCATTTTCTATTACAGATGATGGAGTAATTTCGCTCATCTCATTGCTCCTTAGCGTGTGTTTGCTATTTAACTTTCACGTTGTTGTAAGCAAACTATATAAGGTTTTAGCGAGGAGGATATTTAACGGAATTAATATGCGGATTATTAAATTAAAGTAAGCAGACAAAAAATCATTATTTGTGATAATAATTTTTCCACAAGAATTTCAGATTATTTGTCTGTGACACAGCTAACGCTTTGTGCGGTTTATTTACAGAAACTGTGGTGTTATTCAAATATCCCTGCAAACACTCACAGATGGTTTACGATCAGAAGTAATGGCGATAAAGTAAACGATGTCCACTTCCATCCGTGATCACAAGGGCCCGATATGTATACGTTGTTTTATGCACCGACTCCCAACGGTAAAAAAATCACCTTAATGCTGGAAGCACTCAATGTGCCATATCAGGTTATCCCCATCAACATTCGCAAAGGCGACCAGTTCCTACCCAGCTTTTTGGCGATTTCGCCCAACAACCGGATCCCCGCCTTAATCGATCATGAGTCTGGCATTGAAATTTTTGAATCCGGCGCCATTCTGACCTATCTGGCTGAAAAGCACGGCCAATTCTTACCCACCAGCGGCCCAACCCGCTATGCGGTTTTACAATGGCTCTACTGGCAAATGGGTGGCCTCGGCCCGATGGCAGGTCAGAATCACCATTTCAACCATTATGCCCCTGAAATTGTGCCTTATGGCATCAAACGCTATACCGAGGAAACCACCCGCCTCTACGGTGTACTCAACAAACAACTGGCAGATAAACGCTATGTCGCTGGCGACGAATATTCGATTGCCGATATGGCCATTTATCCGTGGGTCACATTATATGAACATCAGAAACAAGACCTGAGTCAGTTCCCGCATGTAGCCCGCTATTTACAAACCATGGCTGAACGTGACGATGTGCAACGCGGCATGCACAAATACGCAGATTTTGATTGGGATACCCAATTGACGGAAACGCAGCTACAAGAACTGATTGGGCAGCATCAGTCACATTCTGCTGCGGTGACGAAATAAACTATCGGTTCAACCGGATACACCGGCCTTTGACTGCGGAAGGTCCCGACAAACCGCGGCAGGCCAGTGTATCGCCATCAGTGCATCGATCGGCTCACCTTTTGCGTACAGCCAACCCTGATGCCGCCAAACCCCATGCCGAATCAGCCAGGCCGCCTGCTCAATGGTTTCTACTCCTTCAGCCACAATATCGATATCCATGTTCTGCGATAACTGAATAATGGCTTCCAGCACGGGCGCATTCACCGCACTGGTACCAATCGAAGCAACAAAGGATTGGTCGATCTTCAGCAGTGTGACCGGTAATGACTGCAGATAACCCAAACTGGAATAGCCGGTGCCAAAATCATCAATACCAATCGCGATTTGTTGTTGCCGTAATTGCTGTAAGGTCGCCACGATCGCCGGATTATTGTGCTCCATAATTTCCGATTCGGTAATTTCGACATTCAACCCGGGTAAATGCGTTTTATATTCCAGTAGCTGACGAATAAACATCGACGAACCCAGATGTTGTGCACCAATGTTTAACGAAATATAAAGCTGAGGATGCTGCGCCAATATGGGTTGCAGCTCTCTCGCCACATTTTCCAGTTGTTGCGAGGTTAATAAGACTATTACTCCGGTACTCTCGGCCATCGGAATGAATTCTGCCGGATTGATCAAACCAGCCACCGGGTGCTGCCAGCGCAGTAATACTTCGACCCCCAACAAGGTGCCGCTACGAGCATCCACGATCGGCTGGTAGACATTAAAAAACTGCCTCTGGCGGATCGCCGTCAGCAACTGACGTTTTGGATCACTGATTTTCTGACGTAAAAAGGCAAAAAACAGCGTCAGCAAACCCAACAGAAAGATCGCCAGTAACCACCACTGCCATCCCGGCAGATAAATTCCCCGGTATAGTTGCGCTGTTTCTACGCTGGTCATCAACACCAGTTGCGGTAACGAGTGTAAGGGTCGGGCATACCAATACTGATCCCGCAGATTATCTCCGAGACCTTCCAGCATCTGCCGATCAACCAGCGGAAACAATGGCTTCGACAGATGCACAGGTAAGGAGTAGTCACCATTCAATACCAGCGGAACACCGCTTTGCGCGTCAATCAGCCCCAGAAAAACCGGTTTTAATGCCAGACTGAGCATGAGGTCACGCAGCGATTGCGACGGCAGAAAGGCATCATTCTCATAGCCATCCCGCCCGCGGCGGCCAATCTGCAACCCCATCTGATTCATAAACGTATCGGATACCGGCCCCCGCACCACAATACGCTGAGCCGACCTATTGACTGGGATCTGCCCCAGCAAGAAGGAGGTTTGCCAACTAGAACACACCAGCATGCCCTTAGGGTCAAACAGTGAAAATTCGCTAATTAACGAAAGGCCGGCATGATAAGCATAAAATTTGCGGAGCACGTAGACAGAACAGTTTCGCGGTATCGACTCCATTTCGATCAAGGCCGCATCGATGTTGACGATCGACTGTTCAAAATACCGGGCTAATTGATCCACCTGGAGTCGCACTTCGTTCTGCCGCTGTATTTTGGCATCCAGCAACATGGCGGGATAACCAAAACTGATCAGCAGCAGCAATACCAAGGCTGCCGATATAAATGGCGATGTCAGTCTGCGCAAGTGGAACTTCCAGCTCATTTATCCGGTCCGCATGATCTCCCATTACCTTACAAGCATA
It contains:
- the thiM gene encoding hydroxyethylthiazole kinase — translated: MPQALPATTVATHLEHFRRTAPLTHVITNDVVTGFTANVLLALGAAPAMITAPEEAGRFAAIASALSVNVGTLTSTQAATIRIAVDAANQSGTPWVLDPVAVGVLPYRTDLCRELLQKQPAAIRGNASEIMALAGLSASGKGVDSANQSEQAIDAAITLAKTSGAIVAVTGEIDYITDGENTVSVKAGDPMMTRVTGTGCALSSVVAAFVAAAEPERRLEAVASACAVMAIAGQRAAAKAKGPGSFVPLFLDNLYLLDAETIAEALA
- the thiE gene encoding thiamine phosphate synthase; translated protein: MKFDLSLYLVLDPVMCGGFDAAIRLTQQVLDAGVTTLQLRAPQWKKRDWLHLSYRIMPLCCDANVAYLINDHIDIALACDADGVHLGQGDLPLAVARQLLGPDKILGLSISQLQHLQGEDCLLADYLGVGPVFPTGTKQDADPAIGLAQFRDWRKQVEQPVVAIGGIGLPETADIIRAGADGIAVVSAICAASDPAAASRTLGQRIQEARA
- the thiD gene encoding bifunctional hydroxymethylpyrimidine kinase/phosphomethylpyrimidine kinase, which gives rise to MIPHALTIAGSDSGGGAGIQADLKTFSALGAYGMSVITALTAQNTQGVQAVHAIPTEFIAAQCQAVFSDIRVDSVKIGMLADSAIIDVVADAIQQWQPPCVVLDTVMIAKGGHRLLADAAIDALRQRLLPLASIVTPNLPEAAALLGCDEATSESAMVAQGQALLKLGCQAVLMKGGHLADQLQSPDWLLTADAILPFPAPRIPTRNTHGTGCTLSAALAALYPRYQNWPETLSHAKQWLSGALSHADDLAVGHGIGPVHHFYQWW
- a CDS encoding bifunctional diguanylate cyclase/phosphodiesterase; the protein is MLTSRLHRQIINRVGLMVVLLAVLVIAGCISFMNWLYHKADNDEISAELTKVQLILQNEREGLGRAVRDYAVWNDAYDYIQLPQRKFESDNFTQQSLNVMQIDFVAIMTQPQHFFFSSALDPHNPNTQATPAINSPSLLSLLSQLPEWHAAGDGKPHTYITIHEGRALFLAVSGIFDSAQAKPQRGWMVFGRYMDDDDLKRLQQLAKIQLALSATMPTTKVASGFFHSTQTAQTRLAGWMVPTIWLQVSKEIDWQPRYIVMGAFALGLLLVLCVASWTLQYLLNKLVINRIETFADLAWRRSQGERVYWPVEGDNELDLLARTFNGLMDEVQTAQQNLQTLSVTDALTALGNRRGLEQEIELMIQASQPQADMSMLLMDLDGFKLINDSLGHAAGDLLLREVALRMRQVMRRQDQLFRMGGDEFTVLMPNTNVEQAARMAERLRQQLVEAIHFGPHLLNVSASIGIAQWDGESDGMELMRQADLAMYEAKRQGKSCISLYEKGMSGVASEQMQLEQALRQAIQKEEIEPYFQPVLDTQTGQVLAVEMLARWQWEDHFVQPADFIRLAEDLGLIQQLSAQLLDKGLKALTKFRQNVPNLKLQVNISPMQFSDRQLASSLLEQVSAHGLPCSALAIELTESAMLLYPEQVGQTMRQFVTAGVSLHLDDFGTGYSSLARLRDLPFDTVKLDRSFIVMMSEGDMSLPRVVFDMASSMNMSLIAEGVENQVEFERLKQIGYRQMQGFMFAVPMAEEALQHWLVAHQQQE
- the dcuR gene encoding two-component system response regulator DcuR, which gives rise to MINVLIVDDDPMVAELNRRYLEQVDGFRWQGSVSTLQAAKQKLQENDPPIDLVLLDIYMQKDNGLDLLPVIRQMPNPIDVIMISSASDMPAIKKALRYGVVDYLIKPFQFARFREALTTYREEHQVLEQREELNQSELDNLIHRNNTRLASDKIKLPKGLTKLTLQAVWDWIKEGHKQSFSTEEMATEIGISRVSCRKYLVYMADIGVLDTDIFYGSVGRPVYLYKLVPSKIEVMDTLLR